The DNA window TGGAGCGGTTTGGCTTGTAGTTGACGCTTCGCCGTTGGGGAGGTTGCCGTCGCTCACGTCCGCTCCTGTCCTCTGAGTTCGGCGATAAGCGTGTGTAGGAAGGCGATCACAGTAGCAGGATCGAGTTCCGGATAGCGCGAGAATGCCGCCTCAACGTGGGTGCCCCACTGCTCAACGAGGTTCCGCGCGTGACGCTCGGCCGGCTCCGCCAGAGTGAGGTGGACGACGCGTGCGTCGGCTGCTTTGCGTTGGCGGGAGACCACGCCTTTCTCGCACAGGCGCCCGACGAGCTCGGATGTTGCTGCTGCGCCGATGCCGAGTTCGTCGGCGAGCTCGCCCATCGTGGCCGTCTCGCGGTGCGACAGAAGGATGACGGCTTCCATCTGCCGGGAGGTGAGCGGCTCGCCCGTCGACCGACGAAGCGCGTCGCCGTGAGGGGCGGACGCGTACAGCGCGAGCACGAGGCCAGAAAGTACGTGGACCAGTTCGCTCGCCTGTGCCCGATTACCCGTCGTCGGGTGCGAATCTGGTGGGGCTTCGCCTCGTGTGGTCACTTGTGGTTGGGCTGTGGGCACGACATCTCAATACTTCGGATACCGAAGTATTGAGTCTAGACACGTCCCGGCGAGATGACAACCAGCGCTCGCGGCGACAGCAGCACCGACCCCGGCTGACGGAGTTGTGGGTGCGGATGACGGTGCTTCGGACTGCGGCGCGCCGTTACTCGGCGGCCGTCTCCTCCTCGCGCTTGTCAACGCGCACGGCGCAGACCTTGAACTCCGCCGTCTTCGTCACCGGGTCGGCGGCTGAGTTGGTGAGCTCGTTCACCGGCGATTCCTTGTAGTGCAGCGTCATGAACATCGTGCCGACGGGCACGCGATCGGTGACGGCAACTCGGGTGCTCACGGATCCTCGGCGCGATGTGACCTGCACCATATCGCCCTCGATGACGTTGAGCCGCTCGGCGTCGTCCGGGTTGATCTCTGCGAGCTCGTGCGGGCGCAGCCACTCCAGGTTGTCGCAGTGCCTGGTCATGGTGTTGTAGTGGTAGAGCATGCGACCTGTTGTGAGGAGGATCGGATACTCTTCGTCGGTCATTTCGGCAGGATCCACGTGGGGTATGCCTTGGAGGAGGCCCTTGCCGCGAGTGAACTTGTCCTTGTGCAGGAACTGCGTGCCGGGGTGATCCTCGGTGGGGCACGGCCACTGCAGGCCGGTGGTGCCCAGTCGTTTGTAGGTCATGCCCGCGTACTGC is part of the Thermoleophilia bacterium genome and encodes:
- a CDS encoding MarR family winged helix-turn-helix transcriptional regulator encodes the protein MPTAQPQVTTRGEAPPDSHPTTGNRAQASELVHVLSGLVLALYASAPHGDALRRSTGEPLTSRQMEAVILLSHRETATMGELADELGIGAAATSELVGRLCEKGVVSRQRKAADARVVHLTLAEPAERHARNLVEQWGTHVEAAFSRYPELDPATVIAFLHTLIAELRGQERT
- a CDS encoding molybdopterin dinucleotide binding domain-containing protein yields the protein QYAGMTYKRLGTTGLQWPCPTEDHPGTQFLHKDKFTRGKGLLQGIPHVDPAEMTDEEYPILLTTGRMLYHYNTMTRHCDNLEWLRPHELAEINPDDAERLNVIEGDMVQVTSRRGSVSTRVAVTDRVPVGTMFMTLHYKESPVNELTNSAADPVTKTAEFKVCAVRVDKREEETAAE